In Stigmatella aurantiaca, one DNA window encodes the following:
- the guaB gene encoding IMP dehydrogenase gives MLPTDVRLALTFDDVLLLPAESSVVPKEVELSTRLTRQLRLNIPLLSAAMDTVTESRAAIAMAQEGGIGVIHKNMTPEQQALEVLKVKKFESGMVVDPVTIEPGEPLARALELMRHHGISGIPVTQGRRLVGIVTSRDVRFETNLSQKVEQMMTRKLITGREGITQAEAQALLHQHRIEKLLIVNEAFELKGLVTIKDIEKRRTNPNAAKDAKGRLLCAAAVGVSADREARIDALVKAGVDVIVVDTAHGHSRSVIDGVRDTRKNFKGFELIAGNVATAEGTRALIEAGVDAVKVGIGPGSICTTRVVAGVGVPQITAVDDCAREANKHDIPIISDGGIKYSGDIVKALAAGASSVMIGSLFAGTEEAPGDVILYQGRSYKSYRGMGSLGAMKQGAKDRYFQSDVDAVKLVPEGIEGRVPYKGTLSMNVHQMLGGIRSGMGYVGCGTIEELRHKAQFIRITSAGLKESHVHDVIITEEAPNYRVE, from the coding sequence ATGCTGCCCACCGATGTCCGGCTCGCGCTCACCTTTGATGACGTTCTGCTGCTTCCGGCCGAGAGCTCGGTTGTTCCCAAGGAGGTCGAGCTGTCCACGCGGCTCACGCGCCAGCTGCGGCTGAACATCCCGCTGCTGTCGGCGGCGATGGACACCGTGACCGAGTCCCGCGCCGCCATCGCGATGGCGCAAGAGGGCGGCATCGGCGTCATCCACAAGAACATGACCCCCGAGCAGCAGGCGCTCGAGGTGCTCAAGGTGAAGAAGTTCGAGAGCGGCATGGTGGTGGACCCGGTCACCATCGAGCCGGGGGAGCCGCTGGCGCGGGCGCTGGAGCTGATGCGCCACCACGGCATCTCCGGCATCCCCGTGACGCAGGGCCGGCGCCTGGTGGGCATCGTCACCAGCCGCGACGTGCGCTTCGAGACGAACCTCTCCCAGAAGGTGGAGCAGATGATGACGCGCAAGCTCATCACCGGGCGCGAGGGCATCACCCAGGCCGAGGCCCAGGCGCTCCTGCACCAGCACCGCATCGAGAAGCTCCTCATCGTCAACGAGGCGTTCGAGCTCAAGGGGCTCGTCACCATCAAGGACATCGAGAAGCGGCGCACCAACCCGAACGCCGCCAAGGACGCCAAGGGCCGGCTGCTGTGTGCCGCCGCCGTGGGCGTCTCCGCGGACCGCGAGGCCCGCATCGACGCGCTGGTGAAGGCCGGCGTGGACGTCATCGTCGTGGACACGGCGCACGGACACTCGCGCTCGGTCATCGACGGGGTGCGCGACACGCGCAAGAACTTCAAGGGCTTCGAGCTCATCGCCGGCAACGTGGCCACCGCCGAGGGCACCCGGGCGCTCATCGAGGCTGGCGTGGACGCGGTGAAGGTGGGCATCGGCCCGGGCTCCATCTGCACCACCCGCGTGGTGGCCGGGGTGGGCGTGCCCCAAATCACCGCCGTGGATGACTGCGCGCGCGAGGCGAACAAGCACGACATCCCCATCATCTCGGACGGCGGAATCAAGTACTCGGGCGACATCGTCAAGGCGCTCGCCGCGGGGGCCAGCTCCGTGATGATCGGCTCGCTGTTCGCGGGCACCGAGGAGGCGCCCGGCGACGTGATTCTGTACCAGGGCCGCAGCTACAAGAGCTACCGGGGCATGGGCTCGCTGGGCGCCATGAAGCAGGGCGCCAAGGACCGCTACTTCCAGTCGGACGTGGACGCGGTGAAGCTGGTGCCGGAGGGAATCGAAGGGCGCGTGCCGTACAAGGGCACCCTCTCCATGAACGTCCACCAGATGCTGGGCGGCATCCGCAGCGGCATGGGCTACGTGGGCTGCGGCACCATCGAGGAGCTGCGCCACAAGGCCCAGTTCATCCGCATCACCTCGGCCGGGCTCAAGGAGAGCCACGTGCACGACGTCATCATCACCGAGGAAGCGCCCAACTACCGGGTGGAGTAG